A genomic window from Desulfonatronovibrio magnus includes:
- a CDS encoding TatD family hydrolase, whose product MSRKKPRPQPQDLVLPPGGADSHAHLTMGDLAKEIDEVIIRARECGVTTIGNVVLGSEAYEKQHMLFDNLDQVFLIHGVHPHEARHYSDDEHERIWNAVKHNPRVKAVGETGLDYFYKHSPVEEQQKAFKMQLEMASSLDLPVVVHSRDAYEDTIKILMDMGFRDRPLLWHCFGQGPDEAKKIMAMGWHISIPGSVTFKKNDALRRAAAIIELDRMLMETDCPFLAPEPYRGKQNEPALMVFTAQKIAEIKDMDLEKVWIQAGDNCRNFFQA is encoded by the coding sequence ATGTCAAGGAAAAAACCAAGGCCTCAGCCCCAAGATCTTGTTTTGCCTCCAGGCGGAGCTGACAGTCATGCCCATTTGACCATGGGCGATCTGGCAAAAGAAATTGATGAGGTCATTATAAGGGCCAGGGAATGTGGAGTTACCACCATTGGTAATGTTGTACTCGGCAGTGAAGCTTATGAAAAACAACATATGCTTTTTGATAATTTAGATCAGGTTTTTCTCATTCACGGAGTTCATCCTCATGAAGCGAGACACTACTCAGATGATGAACATGAAAGAATTTGGAATGCTGTAAAACATAATCCCAGAGTAAAGGCTGTAGGCGAGACCGGCCTTGATTATTTTTACAAGCACAGTCCTGTTGAGGAGCAGCAAAAAGCTTTTAAAATGCAGCTGGAAATGGCCTCTTCATTAGACCTGCCTGTGGTTGTGCACTCCAGGGATGCTTATGAGGATACCATTAAAATACTCATGGATATGGGTTTCAGAGACCGTCCTCTTTTATGGCATTGTTTTGGGCAGGGTCCTGATGAAGCAAAAAAAATCATGGCCATGGGCTGGCACATATCCATACCAGGCAGTGTTACCTTTAAAAAAAATGATGCTTTGCGTCGTGCTGCAGCTATTATTGAATTAGACAGAATGCTCATGGAAACTGATTGCCCGTTCCTTGCTCCAGAACCTTACAGAGGCAAACAAAACGAACCTGCTTTAATGGTATTTACTGCTCAGAAAATAGCTGAAATAAAAGATATGGATCTGGAAAAAGTCTGGATTCAGGCCGGAGACAATTGCCGTAATTTTTTTCAGGCTTAA
- the era gene encoding GTPase Era has protein sequence MNHNPSQISHYRFGVVALIGLPNAGKSTLMNTLVGEKVAIVTPRPQTTRNRITGILTKDDCQIVFLDTPGINRAGGRMNDLLNRTAMEGLVSSDAVILLADTARYTGKEKLLLQELKPLASRVSDLPNLLVAANKIDKIKFKDSMLPVMENIGQLFPEREILPVSAYKNDGCQELLKKIIAMLPQGDALYPADQISTLPVRFMAAEILREKLFMKTRQEVPYGLAVEIESWQEDNSLIRINALIYVLKSSHKSIVIGKKGQLLKQVGIESRQEIQDLTGKKVFLETWVKVRPGWNENQGILSALGLG, from the coding sequence ATGAATCACAATCCATCTCAAATATCTCATTATCGTTTCGGAGTGGTAGCTTTGATAGGTTTACCCAATGCCGGAAAGTCGACCCTGATGAATACTCTTGTGGGAGAAAAGGTGGCCATTGTCACCCCGCGGCCCCAAACAACCCGAAACAGAATTACAGGCATCCTTACTAAAGATGACTGCCAGATAGTTTTCTTGGACACTCCCGGAATTAACAGGGCTGGAGGCAGAATGAATGATCTGCTCAACAGAACTGCCATGGAAGGTCTTGTGTCTTCAGATGCTGTTATACTTCTTGCAGATACAGCCCGCTATACCGGCAAAGAAAAATTATTGTTACAGGAGCTTAAACCCCTGGCAAGCCGGGTCTCTGATCTGCCCAACCTTCTTGTTGCAGCCAACAAAATCGACAAAATCAAATTCAAAGACAGCATGCTGCCTGTAATGGAGAATATTGGACAACTCTTTCCGGAAAGAGAAATATTGCCTGTAAGCGCTTACAAAAATGATGGTTGCCAGGAACTGCTCAAAAAGATAATTGCAATGCTGCCTCAGGGAGATGCCCTTTATCCTGCTGATCAAATTTCCACTTTACCAGTTCGTTTTATGGCAGCTGAAATTTTAAGAGAAAAGCTTTTTATGAAAACCAGACAGGAAGTTCCGTATGGTTTGGCTGTTGAAATTGAGTCATGGCAGGAAGATAATTCGTTAATCCGTATCAATGCGTTGATTTATGTCTTAAAAAGCTCACACAAATCCATTGTCATTGGAAAAAAAGGTCAGCTTTTAAAGCAGGTCGGCATTGAGTCCAGGCAGGAAATCCAGGACTTGACCGGCAAAAAGGTCTTTCTGGAAACCTGGGTCAAGGTCAGGCCAGGATGGAACGAAAACCAGGGCATACTTTCCGCCCTTGGTCTTGGTTGA
- a CDS encoding M24 family metallopeptidase — translation MNLSKYQHRIQQLQSMMSQNGVDFFLIQSPANRFYLSGFELFDPQCNESSGYLIISKDKTYLLTDPRYQDTAKQHSSINEIFIYSADKFKKINEFLKKIGVKSLAFEPQWMKFDFFQSLSREFDLKPVQNLVESLRMIKDAEEIRLIEKSCQLNHHVFRLLEKIIEPGISETEVAWRAEKYFREHGASGLSFSTIVAAGKNAAQPHAIPRNRPIPEETPLLIDMGCRLDDYCSDQTRTFWVGSTPTRKFMEVKDLVMEAQNIAIMEIGPGMPIREAYFLARSFFEKHKVHEHFTHALGHGIGLETHEPPSVGPRTTGTFKAGMIISVEPGLYYPDWGGVRWEYMVLITDNGARIL, via the coding sequence ATGAACTTATCAAAATACCAGCACAGAATTCAGCAATTACAAAGTATGATGAGTCAGAACGGTGTAGATTTTTTCCTGATACAAAGCCCTGCCAACAGGTTTTATCTCAGCGGCTTTGAACTTTTTGATCCTCAATGCAATGAGAGTTCCGGTTACCTGATTATTTCAAAGGACAAAACATATCTTCTGACAGACCCAAGATATCAGGATACAGCAAAGCAGCATAGTTCTATAAATGAAATTTTTATCTACTCTGCAGACAAATTCAAAAAAATTAATGAATTTCTAAAAAAAATTGGTGTAAAATCTCTTGCCTTTGAACCGCAATGGATGAAGTTTGATTTTTTTCAGAGCCTCTCCAGAGAGTTTGATCTCAAGCCAGTCCAGAATCTTGTTGAAAGCCTGAGAATGATAAAAGATGCTGAAGAAATTCGTTTGATAGAAAAGTCATGTCAACTTAACCACCATGTCTTCAGGCTTTTGGAAAAAATTATTGAACCAGGCATAAGTGAAACTGAGGTAGCCTGGAGAGCAGAAAAATATTTCAGAGAACATGGAGCATCAGGTTTGAGTTTTTCAACCATTGTGGCTGCTGGTAAAAACGCGGCTCAGCCGCATGCAATACCCCGTAACAGGCCAATTCCCGAGGAAACTCCCTTACTAATTGATATGGGTTGCCGTCTTGATGATTATTGCTCTGATCAGACCAGAACCTTCTGGGTGGGTAGTACTCCAACCAGAAAATTCATGGAAGTTAAGGACCTGGTTATGGAAGCCCAAAACATTGCTATCATGGAGATAGGGCCAGGAATGCCCATAAGGGAGGCCTATTTTCTTGCAAGATCATTTTTTGAAAAACATAAAGTACATGAGCACTTCACTCACGCTCTGGGCCATGGCATTGGCCTTGAAACTCACGAACCGCCAAGTGTTGGGCCAAGAACCACTGGCACGTTCAAGGCAGGCATGATCATCAGTGTTGAACCGGGATTATATTATCCTGATTGGGGCGGGGTAAGGTGGGAGTACATGGTACTAATTACAGATAACGGAGCCAGAATTCTTTGA
- a CDS encoding Crp/Fnr family transcriptional regulator: protein MTLVDPGTQIISQGMEADRIYVILSGRVDILCHGKKVIELGPESVLGAEPVFFPETSYLYSAIVSRQTRISEYHYSDILDMISTSPDLFHQIFSSMSKQLGKLWNEIGENVEHEQNDMHFVGEIRSYTENQWVIQEGQEDTDIFRIVSSDKGLEVSRSGHKLATLNTPGEFFGEMAIILGEKRTASVRSLGNSILEVYPGHQLQNILADYPGIAMRIIKAMSQRLAHTTKALADSTAGQ, encoded by the coding sequence GTGACACTTGTTGATCCAGGCACACAGATTATTTCCCAGGGTATGGAAGCTGACAGGATATATGTTATTCTTTCCGGTCGTGTGGATATCCTTTGCCACGGTAAAAAAGTTATTGAACTTGGACCTGAATCTGTTCTCGGTGCTGAGCCGGTTTTTTTTCCGGAAACCAGCTACCTCTACTCAGCAATAGTCAGCAGGCAAACAAGAATATCAGAATACCATTATTCTGATATTCTGGACATGATCAGCACCAGTCCGGATCTTTTCCATCAGATTTTCAGCTCCATGAGCAAACAGCTTGGTAAATTGTGGAATGAGATTGGTGAGAACGTTGAGCATGAACAGAATGACATGCATTTTGTAGGGGAAATCAGGTCATACACTGAAAACCAATGGGTAATTCAGGAGGGTCAGGAGGATACGGATATATTTCGCATTGTTTCTTCAGATAAAGGTCTTGAAGTGTCGCGCAGTGGTCACAAACTCGCTACATTGAATACTCCGGGGGAATTTTTTGGAGAAATGGCCATTATTCTCGGTGAAAAAAGGACAGCCAGTGTCAGATCTCTTGGCAACTCTATTCTGGAGGTATATCCAGGCCACCAGTTACAGAATATACTTGCAGACTATCCAGGCATAGCCATGAGAATCATAAAAGCCATGTCACAGCGCCTGGCTCATACCACTAAAGCTCTCGCTGACTCCACTGCAGGGCAGTGA
- a CDS encoding DUF554 domain-containing protein, giving the protein MPVATIVNACAIILGSLIGVLLGRNFPDRVRTIVYQGIGLSVLVIGIDMALKYDNIVLVVFSVLLGAVTGELLRLDQRLTNLGNILKNRIKSRDTGFTDGFVTASLIFCIGSMAILGSIDEGIRGERTILLTKSILDGFISIPLASTYGMGVLFSALPVLIYQGSITIAASQSQAFFTPMIITQITAVGGLLIMGIGISLLDIKKVNVTNLLPSIVYVVFFAWILN; this is encoded by the coding sequence ATGCCTGTTGCAACCATTGTCAATGCCTGCGCCATTATCCTGGGGAGCCTTATAGGAGTACTTCTTGGACGGAACTTTCCTGATCGGGTCAGAACCATAGTTTATCAGGGCATTGGTTTGAGCGTGCTGGTCATTGGAATAGATATGGCCCTGAAGTATGACAACATAGTGCTTGTGGTATTTTCTGTTTTGCTTGGCGCGGTCACAGGAGAACTCTTGAGGCTGGATCAGAGACTTACCAATCTTGGAAACATTCTTAAAAATAGAATCAAGTCCAGAGATACAGGGTTTACTGATGGTTTTGTTACAGCATCATTGATTTTTTGTATTGGCTCCATGGCCATCCTGGGTTCCATAGACGAAGGCATACGAGGCGAACGAACCATTCTGCTGACCAAGTCCATTCTGGACGGATTCATCAGTATCCCTCTGGCCTCAACCTATGGAATGGGTGTACTTTTTTCCGCCTTGCCGGTCCTTATCTATCAAGGCTCCATTACCATAGCTGCATCTCAATCCCAGGCTTTTTTCACTCCCATGATTATCACCCAGATAACCGCTGTTGGTGGCCTTTTAATTATGGGCATTGGCATTTCTCTTCTTGACATCAAGAAAGTAAATGTAACAAATCTACTTCCATCCATCGTCTATGTTGTATTTTTTGCCTGGATTTTGAATTAA
- a CDS encoding Trm112 family protein: MALNKELLDILACPKCKSDLQLMNNEEGLKCSSCVVVYPVREEIPVMLIDEAIPLDQWEQGVREKK; this comes from the coding sequence ATGGCGCTGAATAAAGAACTTCTGGATATTCTGGCTTGCCCCAAATGCAAGTCGGATTTGCAGCTGATGAACAATGAAGAAGGTTTAAAATGTTCCAGCTGTGTAGTTGTTTATCCTGTCAGGGAGGAGATTCCGGTAATGCTTATTGACGAGGCCATTCCTCTTGATCAGTGGGAACAGGGCGTTAGAGAGAAAAAATAG
- a CDS encoding protein-glutamate methylesterase/protein-glutamine glutaminase: MAIKVLIVDDSALVRQTMTEILSSDPGIKVIGAAVDPFAAVKKMEEQIPDVLTLDVEMPRMDGITFLRKIMTQHPIPVVICSTLTTQGAETTMKALEYGAVEIIQKPKVGTRQFLEESKVRICDAVKAAAQAKLKPLSKMVQVKKKMSADAVLPPPSTRAMAETTEKVVVVGASTGGTEALRIFLEAMPLDCPAIAVVQHMPENFTAAFAARLNSICRISVQEAKDGATMLRGHALIAPGNRHMMLKRSGARYFVQIKDGPLVSRHRPSVDVLFRSAARYAGANAIGIIMTGMGDDGAKGMKEMHDARAFCIAQDEETSVVFGMPHEAIKLGGVDKVAPLQAIPRELIKAVIRK; encoded by the coding sequence ATGGCAATAAAAGTACTGATTGTTGATGATTCAGCTTTGGTCAGGCAGACCATGACTGAGATATTGTCCAGTGACCCGGGCATCAAGGTCATCGGCGCTGCAGTTGATCCTTTTGCAGCAGTAAAAAAAATGGAAGAGCAGATTCCTGATGTTCTGACCTTAGATGTAGAAATGCCCCGTATGGACGGTATTACATTTTTGCGAAAAATCATGACGCAACATCCTATTCCTGTGGTTATCTGTTCCACATTAACCACCCAGGGTGCAGAAACTACAATGAAGGCTCTGGAATACGGTGCTGTGGAAATCATTCAAAAGCCAAAAGTTGGTACAAGACAATTTCTTGAAGAGTCCAAGGTTAGAATATGCGATGCGGTAAAAGCTGCGGCTCAGGCCAAGCTCAAGCCTCTGTCCAAAATGGTTCAGGTTAAGAAAAAAATGAGTGCAGACGCTGTTCTGCCTCCGCCAAGCACCAGGGCAATGGCCGAAACTACAGAAAAAGTTGTTGTTGTAGGTGCCTCAACAGGAGGTACAGAAGCACTTCGCATTTTTCTGGAAGCCATGCCCTTAGACTGTCCTGCCATTGCCGTAGTCCAGCATATGCCTGAGAATTTTACTGCAGCCTTTGCTGCCCGTCTCAACAGTATTTGCAGGATTTCTGTCCAGGAAGCGAAAGATGGTGCAACAATGTTAAGGGGGCATGCATTGATTGCCCCGGGCAACAGGCATATGATGCTCAAACGCAGCGGTGCAAGATATTTTGTTCAGATTAAAGATGGTCCGCTGGTTTCCAGACACAGACCTTCAGTGGATGTACTTTTTCGTTCTGCAGCGCGATATGCAGGAGCAAACGCCATTGGCATCATAATGACAGGCATGGGCGATGACGGAGCCAAAGGTATGAAAGAAATGCACGATGCCCGTGCCTTTTGTATAGCTCAGGACGAGGAGACAAGTGTAGTATTCGGAATGCCGCATGAGGCAATAAAGCTTGGTGGTGTGGACAAAGTAGCACCATTGCAGGCTATACCCCGGGAGTTGATTAAGGCTGTCATCAGAAAGTAA
- a CDS encoding CheR family methyltransferase, with amino-acid sequence MATNLTNKKLSDRDFKKLSQFISSECGIKVPPTKRTMLESRLQRRLRSLSMNDYKDYCEYLFSLKGLEIEMPHLMDAVTTNTTHFFREPKHFDYLYNQVLPKWYQRFNGQKDLVVWSAGCSSGEEPYTLAMVLSEFAEQHQGFSFTIVATDINNEVLEKAERAIYSQDKAENIPPLLRRKYLLRSKDRKRGLVRVVPSLRNRVRFRRLNFMEEFGFREPMDIIFCRNVMIYFDRAVQEKLLRNFVSHLAPKGYIFIGHSESLSGMELGLEQAAPTVYRKA; translated from the coding sequence ATGGCAACCAATCTTACGAATAAGAAGCTGTCTGATCGAGATTTTAAAAAACTCAGTCAGTTTATCAGTTCTGAGTGCGGAATTAAAGTACCTCCCACCAAAAGAACTATGTTGGAGTCACGGCTGCAAAGACGTTTACGATCTCTTAGCATGAATGATTACAAAGATTATTGTGAGTACCTGTTCAGCTTAAAGGGCTTAGAAATTGAGATGCCTCATCTGATGGATGCGGTTACTACCAATACAACTCACTTTTTCCGAGAGCCCAAGCATTTTGATTATCTGTATAACCAGGTACTGCCAAAGTGGTATCAAAGGTTTAATGGCCAAAAGGATTTAGTTGTCTGGAGTGCGGGTTGTTCTTCGGGTGAGGAGCCCTATACTCTCGCCATGGTGTTGTCAGAGTTTGCTGAACAACACCAGGGCTTTTCATTCACGATTGTGGCTACAGACATCAATAATGAGGTTCTGGAAAAGGCTGAAAGAGCCATATATTCTCAGGACAAGGCGGAAAACATTCCTCCACTGCTAAGGCGTAAATATCTATTGCGCAGCAAGGACAGGAAACGTGGGTTGGTTCGGGTTGTACCAAGTCTTAGAAACAGGGTCAGGTTCAGACGTCTTAACTTTATGGAAGAGTTTGGCTTCAGAGAGCCTATGGATATAATTTTCTGCCGCAATGTGATGATTTATTTTGACAGAGCAGTGCAGGAAAAACTATTGCGTAACTTTGTTTCTCATTTAGCACCAAAAGGATACATATTCATTGGGCATTCAGAGAGCCTTAGCGGTATGGAGCTTGGTCTTGAGCAGGCAGCACCTACTGTTTACAGGAAAGCCTGA
- a CDS encoding DUF4911 domain-containing protein, translating to MSTSSCFSQRLYIRLNRKDIAFFKFLLESRDNLAYLTVIDKYLAVVQIVFGYGFEHAIQNFLDEAGQDLVFKIIYMPV from the coding sequence TTGAGTACATCCTCTTGTTTTTCTCAACGCCTCTATATCCGTCTTAACCGCAAAGACATTGCATTTTTTAAGTTTTTGCTTGAGTCCCGGGACAATTTGGCTTACCTTACTGTTATTGATAAATACCTTGCCGTAGTTCAAATTGTCTTTGGTTACGGATTTGAGCATGCTATCCAGAACTTTTTGGATGAGGCCGGTCAGGATCTCGTTTTCAAGATCATTTATATGCCTGTTTGA
- a CDS encoding chemotaxis protein CheW — MAEKDKTAIAANQYLTFTLADELYAIDISQVWEVLDYVPVTKVPRTPDFLLGIINLRGKAVPVADLRLKLGLEKTERTVHTCIIIVEVLMDGESTIMGALSDSVQEVFEIKPEDIEPAPRMGAKVKTEFIYGMAKQNDEFVIIIDVNKVFSSEEIGMVKEAGDSRLE; from the coding sequence ATGGCTGAAAAAGATAAAACTGCTATTGCGGCCAATCAATACCTGACCTTTACTTTGGCTGATGAGCTTTATGCCATTGATATTTCGCAAGTCTGGGAGGTTTTGGATTATGTACCTGTAACAAAGGTGCCAAGAACTCCGGACTTCCTTCTTGGGATCATCAATCTGCGAGGCAAAGCTGTACCTGTTGCTGATTTACGACTCAAGTTAGGTCTGGAAAAGACAGAACGAACCGTACACACCTGCATTATTATTGTTGAGGTGCTCATGGATGGTGAATCAACTATTATGGGAGCTTTATCTGATTCTGTGCAGGAAGTTTTTGAAATCAAACCGGAAGACATTGAACCGGCACCCAGGATGGGAGCCAAGGTCAAAACAGAATTTATATATGGCATGGCCAAACAAAATGATGAATTTGTAATAATTATTGATGTTAATAAGGTTTTTTCATCAGAAGAAATTGGCATGGTCAAGGAAGCAGGAGATAGCAGGCTGGAATAG
- a CDS encoding methyl-accepting chemotaxis protein, whose product MKNIKLGVKLLGGFIVVAVIVLIVGFFGWRGANNLSGHIEEIGEVRLPSIDYLRQIEAEFENIMVSIRTLLNPDLSMELRREQYANIDSARDRYQRALERFEPLPQTQEEAAIWRDFMPRLQEWGRVNNEFLQMSRQLESIGILNTEEFIGQLQQFRGDHYALMDNVGRMILTGQTFQGQDDPTACNFGRWLSDFSIDNQQINSILRDIVPGHNAFHRSVAEVRSHVDQNNEQLAVDEFISVMVLAADATFDYFYRLINLAEEADALYGEMNILAMVDGVEAQRATMDVLERVIHINEQVAEEGVAQANLDAAQAVTIAIAGMAIGVFLAIILGILLTRAITNPVAKGVTFSQKMAAGDMTAHLDVEQKDEIGILAGAMQAMRNKLSEVVQEVKTASENVASGSQELSASSEEMSQGATEQAASVEEVSSSMEEMAANIKQNTDNAAQTEKIAIQAARDAEEGGKVVFQAVDAMKQIADKISIIEEIARQTNLLALNAAIEAARAGEAGKGFAVVASEVRKLAERSQTAAAEIIDLSGSSVEVAEKAGEMLKKIVPDIQKTAELIQEISAASREQNSGVEQINQAVQQLDQVIQQNASAAEQMSSTAEELSSQAEQLQATMAFFKVGDEQAFSGRRSRPKVALKKQTKNNPQPHNKQSLNSGNKSREGRFALDMGDDDLDKDFEKF is encoded by the coding sequence ATGAAGAACATAAAGCTTGGAGTCAAATTGCTTGGTGGATTTATTGTGGTGGCAGTTATTGTTCTCATTGTAGGCTTTTTTGGCTGGCGGGGTGCAAACAATCTGTCCGGTCATATCGAAGAAATTGGTGAAGTCAGGTTGCCCAGTATAGATTATCTTAGACAGATTGAAGCTGAATTTGAAAATATCATGGTTTCAATTCGTACGCTGCTCAATCCTGATTTGAGCATGGAACTCAGAAGGGAACAATATGCCAATATAGATTCAGCAAGAGACAGATATCAGCGCGCGCTTGAACGGTTTGAACCACTTCCCCAGACCCAGGAAGAAGCTGCTATCTGGAGGGATTTTATGCCGAGACTGCAGGAATGGGGCAGAGTGAACAATGAGTTCCTGCAGATGTCCAGGCAGCTTGAATCCATTGGAATCCTCAATACAGAGGAGTTTATAGGGCAGTTGCAGCAGTTTAGAGGTGATCACTATGCCTTGATGGATAATGTCGGCAGGATGATTCTGACCGGCCAGACTTTTCAGGGACAGGATGATCCGACTGCCTGTAATTTCGGGCGGTGGCTGTCTGATTTTAGTATAGACAATCAACAGATTAACAGTATCCTGCGGGATATTGTTCCAGGACATAATGCCTTTCACCGAAGTGTGGCTGAAGTGCGTAGCCATGTTGACCAGAATAATGAACAGCTGGCTGTAGATGAATTTATCAGCGTTATGGTGCTGGCTGCTGACGCTACCTTTGACTATTTCTATCGGTTGATTAATCTGGCTGAAGAGGCAGATGCACTTTATGGTGAAATGAACATACTGGCCATGGTAGATGGAGTGGAAGCACAGCGGGCCACCATGGATGTCCTGGAAAGAGTCATACATATTAACGAGCAGGTGGCTGAAGAAGGAGTTGCCCAGGCAAACTTAGACGCGGCCCAGGCAGTAACCATTGCCATAGCCGGTATGGCCATAGGAGTTTTTCTGGCTATAATACTCGGCATTTTGTTAACCAGGGCAATTACAAATCCTGTAGCCAAGGGTGTGACATTTTCACAAAAAATGGCTGCAGGTGACATGACTGCACATCTTGATGTGGAACAAAAGGATGAGATAGGTATTTTGGCTGGCGCAATGCAGGCCATGCGCAACAAGTTGAGCGAGGTGGTGCAGGAAGTTAAGACTGCCTCGGAAAATGTTGCCTCTGGAAGCCAGGAATTATCAGCATCATCAGAGGAGATGTCTCAAGGAGCGACTGAGCAGGCTGCTTCAGTGGAAGAGGTTTCCTCAAGCATGGAAGAGATGGCAGCCAATATTAAGCAAAATACAGACAATGCCGCACAAACTGAGAAAATTGCAATCCAGGCAGCAAGAGATGCTGAAGAAGGCGGTAAGGTTGTTTTTCAGGCAGTGGATGCCATGAAGCAGATTGCAGATAAGATTTCAATTATCGAAGAAATTGCCCGCCAGACAAATTTGCTTGCGCTAAATGCTGCTATTGAAGCGGCAAGAGCAGGCGAAGCCGGTAAAGGTTTTGCGGTTGTAGCTTCGGAAGTCAGAAAGCTTGCGGAAAGAAGTCAGACTGCAGCGGCTGAAATTATCGATCTGTCAGGATCCAGCGTAGAAGTAGCTGAAAAAGCAGGAGAAATGCTGAAAAAGATAGTTCCTGATATACAGAAAACTGCTGAACTTATACAGGAAATTTCTGCTGCAAGCAGGGAGCAGAATTCAGGTGTGGAACAGATCAACCAGGCAGTTCAGCAACTTGACCAGGTCATTCAGCAAAACGCTTCTGCAGCAGAACAGATGTCATCTACTGCTGAAGAACTCTCCAGCCAGGCTGAACAATTGCAGGCCACCATGGCCTTTTTCAAGGTGGGTGATGAGCAGGCTTTTTCAGGCAGAAGATCAAGGCCAAAAGTTGCCTTAAAAAAACAGACTAAAAATAATCCACAGCCTCACAACAAGCAATCTCTGAACAGCGGAAATAAAAGCAGAGAGGGTCGCTTTGCTTTAGATATGGGAGATGATGACCTGGATAAAGACTTTGAAAAGTTTTAG